In Enoplosus armatus isolate fEnoArm2 chromosome 2, fEnoArm2.hap1, whole genome shotgun sequence, one DNA window encodes the following:
- the LOC139296628 gene encoding uncharacterized protein C4orf54-like, whose product MEAAEETLTYRDDTGLHRKLLPHDKDKDKTDSKRRATETKSDESNYVDLDVKPDGAKTVRVTFTGEGSQLSVVKSDSSKQGEHCNEGRTISEEFAEEQVEDGAASGEPPLETLTKLPNTDQDSENEGQRQAELDPSDCSEHVCSESEELQYTDMYLNSKTESDDGASAVLSDHCGSDTVEDESHYITTHEIQLTELDHDVDYDLGRGTCWDFEDNNLVYSFVDYASFESDETQEGTLILEGRSQAKVQPDLGGAVVSTEQEDSDLCDSDKCASSDESVCKNQRGDANAGEIHLSIKTSSRAVNEPVNIFDNSTCGYTKHFGDRSHFSFVSSGARAGPSGDRAQYFIPAPGRQHLATKLRRKDINEYSSGASSSISELDDADKEVRNLTAKSFRSLACPYFDAINLSTSSESSMSEYGLNKWSAYVDWNYGNISRGRERSVIAHKTSSATLEMNKTVDSKRHGKSITGMKAPQTRMYALNKRTTSQQSSSSSKKIELRDPVQPKQRGVTLNFRCNVEAPEGARRPKCSKKARSSEVAGTVLARSGCEMQCHHTDGTGDTHKRAVFASSLLKNVISKKMQFEQERKMERGEICDTYPALSQCFQSKDQDGMRERSQGRGLQRQTSESGSGFTVNSADDQRPEGSRPSSCEHGEEQGSNKPPDESEKGQHEPPKALLSHSQTSAFNSLKEDEPKPVKEAEPTSGSDTQTTAKEGLDTSCMLTKLLFVPSCQLLSREKDFTEDLPSSAPATGTPAGPQKCEKEFKTGNNGNTVGKEENEKGGKTPEIKICLRSVKENKGCTLNIANLLTPKISYNTVNTFRAAGDAKCHVWSASDKTPNFTVRDIRDTKCKFQTPIYHVRDVRKLVKSSYRFVSLDNSDSKSSTAADKLEEKVTKEPVKHLLPSPIVIKCHSVKTNVKQQTAEVSQKQAEAGTPSETSENTPSHCTTSRAPPVACKQLHPDQSDIQPNTETKLTKQRQEKFAGETAERRNEPRVPKQAALEKLKAAVKTMEQLYVFDRNEWKRKTQAPQPITGSHVLSLIASEEQGAEELETANADRVPQSLMNTTDACKPQDDKGALSIIHVPYNDDTFKTQSQQSKTFSNKSVLHVGNKARVSISSVSNPVPQSSALQTSSTMKSHKTPVAPLSVKIEPPKHSQVEQGKVKIIPPNPSVAQACSDSENYLTIPGLGYTNEIKLLNPEPVSREVSSNVSQIQIGDCKTPEQKRSPLIMEYPASSIYHHPGATKGPQAQQQVLCFSPSIPAGSPTPSTGETVPQTQRKMLLDPTTGHYYLVDTPIQATTKRLFDPETGQYVDVPMPHSPMAPVTPVTPVPLSLSPLALSPAAYTPTYMIYPGFIPSPTLPVQALLPQSPCHSEDAGGEKLKRARSPRPEANATGAESAYYSATGEAPQGPLQLPVSLGHVTARGGAASSDRKPVISITTQQGPRIIAPPSFDGTTMSFVVEHR is encoded by the coding sequence atggaagcagcagaggaaactCTCACTTACCGAGATGACACCGGACTTCACAGGAAGCTGCTCCCACATGACAAGGATAAGGACAAGACGGACAGCAAGCGCCGCGCCACCGAGACAAAAAGCGACGAGTCCAACTATGTGGACCTGGACGTGAAACCGGACGGCGCAAAAACAGTGAGAGTGACTTTCACTGGCGAGGGAAGCCAGCTGTCTGTTGTGAAAAGCGACAGTTCAAAGCAGGGGGAGCACTGCAACGAGGGTCGAACCATTTCAGAAGAGTTTGCTGAAGAGCAGGTAGAGGACGGGGCTGCTTCGGGTGAGCCTCCTTTGGAAACTCTGACCAAACTTCCCAACACCGATCAGGACTCGGAGAATGAGGGGCAGCGCCAGGCCGAGCTCGACCCGAGCGACTGCAGCGAGCATGTGTGCAGCGAGAGCGAAGAGCTCCAGTACACGGACATGTACCTGAACAGCAAGACGGAGTCGGACGATGGCGCCAGCGCGGTGCTGTCCGACCACTGCGGCTCGGACACCGTGGAGGACGAGTCCCACTACATCACCACGCACGAAATCCAGCTGACCGAGCTCGACCACGACGTAGATTATGACCTGGGGCGAGGGACCTGTTGGGATTTCGAGGACAACAACCTGGTTTATTCCTTCGTGGATTATGCATCTTTTGAAAGCGACGAAACGCAGGAGGGGACTTTGATCTTGGAGGGCCGGAGCCAGGCGAAAGTGCAGCCTGATCTTGGTGGAGCGGTTGTCAGCACCGAGCAGGAGGATAGTGATCTTTGTGACTCGGACAAATGCGCCAGCTCCGATGAAAGCGTGTGCAAAAACCAAAGGGGAGACGCCAATGCGggggaaatacatttatcaaTTAAAACATCCTCCAGGGCGGTGAACGAGCCTGTCAACATATTTGACAACAGCACCTGTGGCTACACAAAACACTTTGGAGACAGGAGCCATTTCTCTTTTGTGAGCTCTGGCGCCAGAGCGGGGCCCTCGGGCGACAGAGCCCAGTATTTCATCCCTGCTCCGGGCCGTCAGCACCTTGCAACCAAACTAAGACGGAAAGATATTAATGAGTATTCCAGCGGAGCGTCCAGCTCCATCAGTGAGCTGGACGACGCCGATAAAGAGGTGCGTAACTTAACCGCCAAGTCTTTCCGGAGCTTGGCATGTCCATACTTCGATGCCATTAATCTTAGCACCTCCAGTGAGTCCTCCATGTCGGAATATGGGCTAAATAAATGGTCAGCTTATGTGGACTGGAATTATGGAAACATATCGCGGGGGAGGGAGCGGAGCGTAATTGCGCATAAGACTTCCAGCGCAACTTTGGAAATGAATAAGACTGTGGACAGTAAGAGGCATGGAAAGTCTATTACCGGCATGAAAGCTCCACAAACCAGAATGTACGCACTGAACAAGAGAACAACTTCTCAACAGTCTTCCTCCTCTAGCAAAAAGATCGAACTGAGAGATCCTGTTCAGCCAAAGCAGCGTGGAGTCACGCTGAATTTCCGCTGTAACGTTGAAGCGCCTGAAGGCGCCAGACGTCCGAAATGCTCCAAGAAAGCACGATCCAGTGAGGTTGCTGGGACTGTGCTGGCCAGATCAGGCTGTGAGATGCAATGTCACCACACAGACGGCACAGGGGATACGCACAAAAGAGCAGTTTTTGCATCGAGTCTgttgaaaaatgttatttccaAAAAGATGCAGTTTGAACAGGAGCGCAAAATGGAGAGGGGTGAAATATGTGACACATACCCAGCACTCTCCCAGTGTTTTCAATCCAAAGATCAAGACGGGATGAGAGAAAGGAGTCAAGGAAGAGGCTTACAAAGACAGACGTCAGAATCAGGCTCAGGATTCACTGTTAATTCTGCTGACGATCAACGCCCGGAGGGCAGCAGACCCAGTTCCTGTGAGCATGGAGAGGAGCAGGGAAGCAACAAACCACCAGATGAGTCAGAGAAGGGACAACATGAGCCTCCAAAAGCATTGCTCAGCCACAGTCAAACTAGTGCATTTAATTCATTGAAGGAAGACGAGCCAAAACCTGTAAAGGAGGCAGAACCCACATCTGGAAGTGACACACAGACCACAGCAAAAGAAGGATTAGACACCAGCTGCATGCTGACAAAACTGCTTTTTGTTCCAAGCTGCCAGCTCCTTTCAAGAGAGAAGGATTTTACAGAAGATTTGCCAAGCAGTGCACCTGCTACAGGCACACCTGCTGGCccacagaaatgtgaaaaagagtTCAAAACAGGCAATAATGGAAACACAGTAGGCAAAGAAGAAAACGAGAAGGGGGGGAAAACCCCTGAGATCAAAATATGCCTGAGAAGTGTGAAGGAAAATAAAGGCTGTACACTGAATATTGCCAACCTGTTAACCCCTAAAATAAGTTACAACACTGTGAACACATTTAGGGCAGCAGGTGATGCTAAATGCCACGTTTGGTCTGCTTCAGATAAAACTCCAAACTTCACCGTTAGAGACATAAGAGACACCAAATGCAAGTTTCAAACCCCAATATATCATGTCAGAGATGTCCGTAAATTGGTCAAAAGTTCATATCGCTTTGTTTCTTTAGATAATAGTGATAGTAAATCTTCCACAGCAGCTGATAAACTTGAGGAAAAGGTCACAAAGGAGCCAGTTAAGCATTTATTACCATCTCCTATTGTGATTAAATGTCACTCTGTGAAAACAAACGTGAAACAACAGACAGCTGAGGTGTCACAGAAACAGGCAGAGGCAGGCACCCCATctgaaacaagtgaaaataCACCATCACATTGCACAACTAGCAGGGCGCCGCCTGTTGCATGCAAGCAGCTACACCCTGACCAGTCAGACATTCAGCCAAATACTGAAACCAAACTGACTAAACAGAGGCAGGAAAAGTTTGCGGGTGAgacagctgagaggagaaatGAGCCCCGAGTCCCAAAACAGGCTGCATTAGAGAAGCTAAAAGCCGCCGTCAAAACAATGGAGCAGCTTTATGTCTTTgatagaaatgaatggaagcgTAAAACTCAAGCTCCACAACCAATCACAGGCAGCCATGTGTTGTCACTTATCGCTAGTGAGGAGCAGGgagcagaggagctggagacGGCAAACGCTGACAGAGTTCCTCAGTCTTTGATGAACACCACAGACGCATGCAAACCACAGGACGATAAAGGAGCTCTGAGCATCATCCATGTCCCGTATAATGATGACACCTTTAAAACCCAATCAcagcaaagtaaaacatttagtAACAAAAGCGTCCTCCATGTTGGCAACAAGGCTCGTGTCAGCATTAGTTCAGTTAGTAACCCTGTTCCACAAAGCTCTGCGCTGCAAACATCATCGACCATGAAAAGCCACAAGACCCCGGTGGCTCCACTGTCGGTGAAAATAGAGCCCCCGAAACACAGCCAGGTGGAGCAGGGAAAGGTCAAAATCATTCCCCCTAATCCCTCTGTCGCACAGGCCTGCTCAGACTCTGAGAACTATTTAACCATACCGGGGCTGGGGTACACGAATGAAATCAAACTGCTGAATCCAGAACCTGTTTCAAGGGAGGTGAGTTCAAATGTTAGCCAGATCCAAATAGGGGACTGCAAGACGCCTGAGCAGAAAAGGTCTCCGTTGATCATGGAGTACCCAGCTTCAAGCATCTACCATCACCCTGGGGCAACAAAGGGGCCTCAAGCACAACAGCAGGTGTTGTGTTTCTCTCCGTCGATCCCGGCGGGGTCACCTACACCTTCTACCGGAGAGACAGTCCCTCAAACTCAGCGCAAGATGCTTTTAGACCCCACAACAGGACATTATTACCTGGTGGACACTCCCATACAGgccaccacaaagagactgtTTGACCCCGAGACAGGCCAGTATGTGGATGTACCCATGCCCCATTCTCCTATGGCACCTGTCACCCCTGTCACCCCTGtgcctctctccctgtcccccCTGGCACTGAGCCCAGCAGCGTACACCCCCACCTACATGATCTACCCGGGCTTCATCCCCTCGCCCACTCTGCCGGTGCAGGCGCTGTTGCCACAGTCGCCGTGTCACTCCGAGGATGCAGGTGGAGAAAAGCTGAAAAGGGCCAGAAGCCCTAGACCGGAAGCGAATGCAACAGGCGCAGAGAGTGCGTATTACAGCGCAACAGGTGAGGCTCCACAAGGGCCACTGCAGCTACCTGTGAGCTTGGGACATGTGACCGCCAGAGGAGGCGCAGCGAGCTCAGACAGGAAGCCAGTTATCAGCATCACAACGCAACAAGGTCCAAGAATCATCGCCCCACCCTCCTTTGATGGAACAACAATGAGCTTTGTAGTGGAGCACCGGTGA